One Conger conger chromosome 18, fConCon1.1, whole genome shotgun sequence DNA window includes the following coding sequences:
- the LOC133118159 gene encoding chitin synthase chs-2-like: MQTPYGGRLKYVLPHGNILYIHFKDKQLIRHKKRWSQIMYLYYLLGWKMNRKYFLKLEDGIEKNILEEELKQEKENTYILALDGDIDFQPSALMLLVDRLKMYPEVGAACGRIHPTGTGPMVWYQKFEYAVGHWLQKASEHVFGCVLCSPGCFSLFRAAALMDDNVMKKYATTASEAGQYLQYDQGEDRWLCTLLLQRGWRIEYNSASDSYTNAPQEFKEFYNQRRRWGPSTLANTLDLLATGNTTIEINKSISRPYILYQVLNLFSTILGPSTVCFMIAGGFASVFSLPVNVSLLLAIIPPAIYLFLCFKIKSDTQITIAAIMSIFYAFLMLATMLSIAGNLVKAGTILTPTGLFFVGIVLLYTVTALLHPQEAHLLVYGFVFVLSIPSAYLLLAIYSMVNMNNVSWGTRETTSQDTAGPVETVVKNVKFEKKCKCCCWNVQFQINEDEKVVVAQGPTEAPITTEPKSENHPDQEKEEEEEETSPAPYWITQLQQKSSELPLEEDTIDNDEAQFWTQLQERYLKPLDEDKKKQKQIAEDLIALRNKATFVFFICNALWIVTTFFIQLIGQSVSIEIPKLFLNGSADSEVFFIDPIGFFFLLGFSLLLTVQFVAMIWHRVLTLIHFVAFSGTEVKAMNIEFKKSMEEIKEEKNFRENFL, translated from the exons ATGCAAACACCTTATGGGGGCCGTCTCAAATACGTTCTGCCCCATGGCAACATCCTGTATATCCACTTCAAGGACAAACAGCTGATCCGTCACAAAAAGCGCTGGTCTCAG ATTATGTACCTATACTACCTGTTGGGCTGGAAGATGAACAGGAAATATTTCCTGAAGTTAGAGGATGGAATAGAGAAAAACATTCTGGAGGAAGAATTGAAG CAGGAAAAGGAGAACACATATATTCTGGCTTTGGATGGAGACATCGACTTCCAGCCGTCAGCTTTGATGCTTCTGGTGGACCGTCTGAAGATGTACCCTGAAGTTGGAGCGGCCTGTGGCAGGATTCATCCCACAGGCACTG GGCCCATGGTGTGGTATCAGAAGTTTGAGTATGCTGTGGGCCACTGGCTGCAGAAGGCATCAGAGCACGTGTTcggctgtgtgctgtgcagcCCCGGCTGTTTCAGCCTGTTCCGGGCAGCTGCGCTCATGGACGATAACGTGATGAAGAAGTACGCCACCACTGCCTCAGAAGCCGGCCAATATCTGCAGTACGACCAAG GGGAGGACCGCTGGCTGTGCACTCTGCTGCTGCAGCGGGGCTGGAGGATCGAGTACAACAGCGCCTCAGACTCCTACACCAATGCCCCTCAGGAATTCAAGGAGTTCTACAACCAGAGACGGCGCTGGGGACCCTCCACTCTGGCCAACACACTGGATCTTCTGGCAACAGGAAACACGACAATAGAGATAAACAAATCCATCTCCAGACCATATATTCTCTACCAAGTCTTAAATTTATTTTCTACCATCCTAGGTCCATCCACTGTTTGCTTCATGATTGCAG GGGGCTTCGCATCTGTGTTCTCCTTACCTGTCAATGTTAGCCTGCTCCTGGCAATCATCCCACCTGCAATATACCTGTTTCTGTGCTTCAAGATAAAATcagacacccaaatcaccattGCCGCTATTATGAGCATATTTTACGCTTTCCTCATGTTAGCAACAATGCTCTCAATTGCTG GGAATTTGGTGAAGGCAGGGACCATCCTGACCCCTACTGGCCTTTTCTTTGTGGGTATAGTGCTGTTATACACAGTAACAGCACTGCTGCACCCCCAGGAAGCACACCTATTGGTCTATGGCTTTGTTTTCGTACTCTCAATTCCCAGTGCGTACCTGTTGCTAGCCATCTACTCCATGGTCAACATGAACAATGTGTCGTGGGGCACCCGTGAGACCACCAGCCAGGACACGGCCGGGCCCGTGGAGACAGTCGTGAAGAACGTGAAGTTTGAGAAGAAGTGCAAGTGCTGCTGTTGGAATGTACAGTTTCAAATAAATGAAGATGAGAAGGTGGTGGTGGCCCAGGGCCCCACAGAAGCCCCCATTACAACCGAACCAAAAAGTGAGAATCATCCTGATCAGGAGAAAGA ggaagaagaagaagaaacatcACCTGCGCCAT ACTGGATAACACAGCTACAACAGAAGTCCAGTGAACTGCCCCTGGAAGAGGACACAATTGATAAT GACGAAGCGCAGTTCTGGACACAACTTCAAGAGCGATATTTAAAGCCTCTAGATGAAGACaagaaaaagcagaaacaaaTTGCAGAAGATCTCATAGCCCTCAGGAATAAG GCAACTTTCGTCTTCTTCATATGCAACGCTTTGTGGATCGTAACTACGTTTTTTATTCAACTCATTGGCCAATCAGTCTCCATTGAAATCCCTAAGTTGTTCCTCAATGGCTCAGCGGACTCTGAAGTGTTTTTTATTGACCCAATTGGATTTTTCTTTCTGCTGGGCTTCTCACTCCTGCTGACCGTTCAGTTTGTTGCGATGATTTGGCACAG AGTTCTGACGCTAATTCACTTCGTCGCCTTCAGTGGGACCGAAGTTAAAGCTATGAATATCGAATTCAAAAAGTCAATGGAGGAAATCAAAGAGGAAAAG AATTTTCGAGAGAATTTCCTCTGA
- the LOC133118619 gene encoding chitin synthase chs-2-like, with the protein MVLIVVAMPHFNVITNVMILNSVGILSAVLQLAVNLVTRARKKILFITSISAFSLIIAGYVLFVLFHILEATNLKDENTELLIFIGLAIGGGVLVSLNWWENYSSLLKNNFLEKLTKDMKKCRNIITIISSVVRIVITAIVLGAYLRLQGLELSSILSISQNSKIMILSLFGIQVLSSALCHWFAVVACKMHAVRRGFVIPMWLASPAVLLAFVLCFGIPFHRLAQGNTTGSYTFALYCQNFISVNGSDVPAFTQLASDVTHQLCAQNAFLNGDTKGWIVLGSSVICWWLGLVLCTIYIWFHPYQRIARTNDLFVRRLYEGAFIDQSMLLNSRFHIPLKEKQARGNETVMVYLCATMWHETYSEIITIMISMFRLDKFRPKRSSHKDARFENHIYFDDAFKNMEGGKHRGVNDYVEMVVEVIKEVYT; encoded by the exons ATGGTCCTCATTGTTGTAGCCATGCCCCATTTCAATGTTATCACCAACGTGATGATCCTGAACAGTGTGGGAATCCTGTCTGCCGTGCTTCAGCTGGCTGTTAATTTGGTGACAAGAGCAAGGAAGAAGATCCTTTTCATTACCTCCATATCTGCATTCAGTCTGATAATAGCTGGATATGTGCTGTTTGTCCTCTTTCACATCCTAGAGGCAACAAATTTAAAAGACGAAAACACAGAATTGTTAATATTTATCGGCCTTGCTATAGGAGGGGGTGTCTTGGTATCCCTGAACTGGTGGGAAAACTATAGCAGCCTGCTGAAGAATAACTTCCTGGAAAAACTCACCAAGGACATGAAGAAGTGCAGAAATATCATCACCATTATTTCCAGTGTTGTGAGAATTGTAATCACCGCGATTGTGTTGGGGGCTTATCTCAGACTCCAGGGCTTAGAGTTGTCCTCCATTCTGTCAATCTCGCAGAACTCAAAGATCATGATCCTGAGTCTCTTCGGCATCCAAGTGCTCTCTAGCGCCCTCTGCCATTGGTTTGCGGTGGTGGCCTGTAAAATGCACGCGGTGCGACGGGGCTTTGTTATCCCCATGTGGTTGGCATCCCCTGCTGTTCTGCTGGCTTTTGTGCTCTGTTTCGGGATCCCTTTCCACCGTCTGGCCCAGGGGAACACCACAGGAAGTTACACTTTTGCCCTTTACTGCCAAAACTTTATCAGTGTCAATGGCTCAGATGTCCCTGCGTTTACACAGCTGGCTTCCGATGTCACGCACCAGCTCTGTGCCCAGAATGCTTTCCTGAATGGAGACACAAAAGGCTGGATAGTGCTGGGAAGCTCTGTGATCTGCTGGTGGCTCGGCCTAGTGTTGTGTACCATCTACATCTGGTTCCACCCATACCAGCGCATCGCGAGGACCAATGACCTATTTGTGCGACGCCTGTACGAAGGGGCTTTCATCGACCAGTCCATGCTCCTCAACTCTCGATTTCACATCCCCCTGAAGGAGAAGCAAGCCAG GGGAAACGAAACTGTGATGGTCTACCTGTGTGCCACAATGTGGCATGAGACCTACAGCgaaattataacaataatgatcTCTATGTTCAG ACTCGACAAATTTAGACCCAAGAGAAGCTCACACAAAGATGCAAGATTTGAGAACCACATTTATTTTGATGACGCTTTCAAAAATATGGAGGGCGGTAAACATCGTGGTGTGAATGACTACGTGGAGATGGTGGTGGAGGTCATCAAGGAAGTCTACACGTAA